In the genome of Mycobacterium lentiflavum, the window ACTTTGTCTTTGGCGCACCCGGCGACCACCAGCGAGATGGCAGCCAGCAAGCTCATAGCGGCAGAAAGCTTAGATGAAGATCGCATCGTGGTTAGCCTCCGGACTGTTAGTGGAATACGCTGCGACGGAATGTATTTAGCGCGGCCTCAAGGTCGGGGCCACGTGATCGATGCGAACGGTCAATTCATCGACGACCCGGTCGAAGTCGCCCGTCCGGCCGGTACGCACCGGGTCGGGAATCGACCAATGCAAGCGCCTGCTGTCCGCGGGTAGCTCCTCATGCGCGCTGTCGCAGACAGCGATGATCACGTCACTCGACTTGACAACCTCGTCGAGATGGCGCGGGGCCTGGGGCTGCATCGACAGCTTGTGACGCCTTGCCGCGGCAACTGCCAACGGGTGTATTTTCTTGGCGGGACGGGTCCCGGCCGATGTTGCGGGTAGTGAACTACGGCGATTCCATACAGCAACGGCCAATTGACTGCGCGCCGAGTTCTGGGTACAAACAAACACCACCCGCTTGGCACGCCGGGACGTTGAGGGCAGCAACAAATTCAGCGACTCAGGAATGAGCTGCAGATAGCTGCGACGTCGATCCCCCTCCGAGCGGACACGGCGCACGATGCCCGCCCCCTCAAGAACTCCAAGATGGTGAGCGATCAGGCTAGATGACATCTCCAGCACGGCTTGCAGCTCGGACGGTGACGAGTCCGCAAGCATCAATCGATCGACGATCACTAGCCGACCCGGGTCCGACAACGCGGCGTGGACCTGAACTCGGCGAAGCGCATCTTCCGATAGCTCAATCATAATTAAGTCAATTTCTACTGACTGACCAGCGAAAGGTCAAGATGAGTACTACGATTGACTGGTCCCGCCACCAGCTCTTTTGTTTCACCCCGCCACCTG includes:
- a CDS encoding ArsR family transcriptional regulator, yielding MIELSEDALRRVQVHAALSDPGRLVIVDRLMLADSSPSELQAVLEMSSSLIAHHLGVLEGAGIVRRVRSEGDRRRSYLQLIPESLNLLLPSTSRRAKRVVFVCTQNSARSQLAVAVWNRRSSLPATSAGTRPAKKIHPLAVAAARRHKLSMQPQAPRHLDEVVKSSDVIIAVCDSAHEELPADSRRLHWSIPDPVRTGRTGDFDRVVDELTVRIDHVAPTLRPR